In a genomic window of Oreochromis aureus strain Israel breed Guangdong linkage group 13, ZZ_aureus, whole genome shotgun sequence:
- the agpat4 gene encoding 1-acyl-sn-glycerol-3-phosphate acyltransferase delta isoform X1, which produces MGFLQLLKSQFLCHLIICYVFLVSGLIINLLQLCTLPVWLVSKQLARRINIRLAYCISSQMVATLEWWSGTECTLYTDPKSYPLYGKENAIVVLNHSFEIDFLCGWTFCERFGVLGSSKVLAKKQLAYVPIIGWMWYFLEIVFCKRKWEEDRRTVNESLQKLRDYPENFWFLLYCEGTRFTPKKHQVSMQVAESKGLPKLKYHLLPRTKGFWVTVQSLRGTAAAVYDSTLNFRNNEMPTLLGLLNGKKYHADLYVRRIPLELIPEDEKECAEWLHKLYQEKDSFQEHYAKTGRFPGPIMSPPRRPWSLINWLFWSCLLLYPLGLLLTQLISSGSVFTIVASVAVCSAASLGVRWMIGQTEIKRASNYGNKEISLNNN; this is translated from the exons ATGGGGTTTCTTCAGCTGCTAAAATCCCAGTTCTTGTGCCACCTGATCATCTGCTATGTCTTCCTGGTCAGCGGCCTTATTATCAACCTGTTGCAGCTTTGTACTTTACCTGTGTGGCTGGTCAGTAAGCAGCTGGCCCGCAGAATCAACATCAGGCTGGCCTACTGCATCTCCAGCC AGATGGTTGCTACCTTGGAGTGGTGGTCTGGGACAGAGTGCACACTCTACACTGACCCAAAGAGTTATCCACTGTATGGAAAAGAGAACGCCATTGTGGTTCTCAACCACTCTTTTGAGATAGACTTCCTGTGTGGTTGGACCTTCTGTGAGAGATTTGGAGTTCTTGGG AGCTCAAAAGTGTTAGCCAAAAAACAGCTGGCTTATGTACCAATCATCGGGTGGATGTGGTACTTCTTGGAGATAGTTTTCTGCAAAAGGAAGTGGGAGGAAGATCGAAGGACGGTGAATGAGAGTCTTCAGAAACTGCGGGATTACCCAGAAAACTTCTGG TTCTTGCTTTATTGCGAGGGGACACGCTTCACACCAAAGAAGCACCAGGTCAGCATGCAGGTGGCTGAAAGCAAAGGGTTGCCCAAACTAAAGTATCATCTTTTGCCCAGAACCAAAGGATTCTGGGTAACAGTTCAGAGCCTCAGAGGGACTG ctgcgGCTGTTTACGATTCCACGCTGAACTTCAGAAACAATGAAATGCCGACTTTGCTGGGGCTTCTTAACGGGAAAAAATATCACGCAGATTTATATGTGAG GAGAATTCCTCTAGAGTTAATCCCAGAAGATGAGAAGGAGTGTGCTGAGTGGCTCCACAAACTTTACCAGGAGAAG GATAGCTTTCAAGAGCACTACGCAAAGACTGGGCGCTTCCCGGGCCCCATAATGAGTCCTCCTCGTCGACCATGGTCCTTGATCAACTGGCTATTCTGGTCCTGCCTGCTCCTGTACCCTCTAGGCCTGCTGCTTACTCAGCTAATCAGCTCTGGATCTGTATTTACCATCGTAGCTTCCGTGGCTGTCTGCTCTGCAG CTTCACTGGGAGTTCGCTGGATGATTGGCCAGACTGAGATAAAAAGAGCCTCAAACTATGGGAATAAGGAGATTTCTCTAAACAACAACTAG
- the agpat4 gene encoding 1-acyl-sn-glycerol-3-phosphate acyltransferase delta isoform X2, translating to MGFLQLLKSQFLCHLIICYVFLVSGLIINLLQLCTLPVWLVSKQLARRINIRLAYCISSQMVATLEWWSGTECTLYTDPKSYPLYGKENAIVVLNHSFEIDFLCGWTFCERFGVLGSSKVLAKKQLAYVPIIGWMWYFLEIVFCKRKWEEDRRTVNESLQKLRDYPENFWFLLYCEGTRFTPKKHQVSMQVAESKGLPKLKYHLLPRTKGFWVTVQSLRGTAAAVYDSTLNFRNNEMPTLLGLLNGKKYHADLYVRRIPLELIPEDEKECAEWLHKLYQEKDSFQEHYAKTGRFPGPIMSPPRRPWSLINWLFWSCLLLYPLGLLLTQLISSGSVFTIVASVAVCSAAADLTPPIFTGSSLDDWPD from the exons ATGGGGTTTCTTCAGCTGCTAAAATCCCAGTTCTTGTGCCACCTGATCATCTGCTATGTCTTCCTGGTCAGCGGCCTTATTATCAACCTGTTGCAGCTTTGTACTTTACCTGTGTGGCTGGTCAGTAAGCAGCTGGCCCGCAGAATCAACATCAGGCTGGCCTACTGCATCTCCAGCC AGATGGTTGCTACCTTGGAGTGGTGGTCTGGGACAGAGTGCACACTCTACACTGACCCAAAGAGTTATCCACTGTATGGAAAAGAGAACGCCATTGTGGTTCTCAACCACTCTTTTGAGATAGACTTCCTGTGTGGTTGGACCTTCTGTGAGAGATTTGGAGTTCTTGGG AGCTCAAAAGTGTTAGCCAAAAAACAGCTGGCTTATGTACCAATCATCGGGTGGATGTGGTACTTCTTGGAGATAGTTTTCTGCAAAAGGAAGTGGGAGGAAGATCGAAGGACGGTGAATGAGAGTCTTCAGAAACTGCGGGATTACCCAGAAAACTTCTGG TTCTTGCTTTATTGCGAGGGGACACGCTTCACACCAAAGAAGCACCAGGTCAGCATGCAGGTGGCTGAAAGCAAAGGGTTGCCCAAACTAAAGTATCATCTTTTGCCCAGAACCAAAGGATTCTGGGTAACAGTTCAGAGCCTCAGAGGGACTG ctgcgGCTGTTTACGATTCCACGCTGAACTTCAGAAACAATGAAATGCCGACTTTGCTGGGGCTTCTTAACGGGAAAAAATATCACGCAGATTTATATGTGAG GAGAATTCCTCTAGAGTTAATCCCAGAAGATGAGAAGGAGTGTGCTGAGTGGCTCCACAAACTTTACCAGGAGAAG GATAGCTTTCAAGAGCACTACGCAAAGACTGGGCGCTTCCCGGGCCCCATAATGAGTCCTCCTCGTCGACCATGGTCCTTGATCAACTGGCTATTCTGGTCCTGCCTGCTCCTGTACCCTCTAGGCCTGCTGCTTACTCAGCTAATCAGCTCTGGATCTGTATTTACCATCGTAGCTTCCGTGGCTGTCTGCTCTGCAG CGGCAGATTTGACACCTCCAAT CTTCACTGGGAGTTCGCTGGATGATTGGCCAGACTGA